The window CGGAGACAAAATCGCCATCAGCCAAATGGATTAGACGCGCCCCCTGGGATGAACGATGATAAATCGGCACCTCCCTCTTCACCTTCATCCTGATCACCTTGCCCTGCGCGGTTATCGCCATCACCTGATCCTCCTCGGAGACCCACTTCACGCCCACCACCTCGCCGGTCTTCTCCTTTATCCTGATGTTTATGAGACCGCGTCCACCACGAGACTGAAGCCGATACTCAGAAACAGGGGTCCTCTTCCCATAACCACGGGTAGTTACCGAAAGGATGAAACCGCTATCCCCAGCAATCGCCTCCGCGCCCACTACCACATCGCCCTTGGCAAGGCTTATCCCCTTCACCCCCCGGGCAGACCTTCCCATCACCCGCACATCATCCTCGGAGAAAAGGATGCTCATCCCGAGCCTGGTTCCAAGGAGGAGTTTCCTCTCTCCATCGGTCACCTTTACCGCCAGAAGCTCATCTCCCTCATCTATCGAGATGGCGAAGATGCCAGTTGAGCGCGGCTTAGCAAAGGCGGTAAGCTCGGTCCTCTTGACCAAACCCCGCTTGGTGACGAAGAAAAGGTACTTCCCCGGCGAAAAATCGGGAACCGAGACCATCGCCGCTACCTTCTCCCCCTCCTTCAGATTTATCAGGTTGGCGATCGCCTTCCCCTTCGAGGCAGGACCAACATCAGGGATATCATACGCCTTGAGCCAGTAAAGCCTTCCCTGATTGGTGATTACGAGGAGATAACTCTTTGAGGAGGCGATAAAGATGTCCTCGACAAAGTCCTCCTCGGCGGTGATCATCCCCATCCTTCCCTTTCCACCACGCCGTTGGTTGCGGTACGAGGAGACCGGTGTCCGTTTGATGTAACCCCCGTGGGTGCAGGTGATCACCACATCCTCCTCCTTTATCGTATCCTCGATGGTAACCTCCTCCACCTTTTCCATCGAAACGATCGTCCTCCTCTCGTCGGCGTACTCCTCCTTGATCCTTGTAAGCTCGGCGGTGATTATCGCCTCCACCTTCTTCGGATCGGCGAGTATCTCCTCGTACTCCCTTATCTTCAGTTTGAGTTCCTTGTGCTCGGTTTCGATCTTCTCCCGCTCCAGCCTGGTTATCCTCTTCAGGGGGATATCGAGTATCGCCTGCGCCTGCACCGGGGTGAGGGAAAACCGTCTTATGAGCTTTTCCTTTGCTTTCTCCGGGCTCTCTGCCCGGCGGATGATGTTGATCACCTCGTCGAGGTTGGCTAAGGCGATGAGAAGCCCCTCGAGGATATGAGCTCGCTCCTCCGCCTTCCTCAGGTCGAACAGGGTCCTCCTCGTTATCACCTCACGCCGATGGTCAAGGTAGGCAGTGAGGAGCTCCTTCAGAGTGAACACCTTCGGCTGATTGTTGATGATGGCGAGCATT is drawn from Acidobacteriota bacterium and contains these coding sequences:
- the gyrA gene encoding DNA gyrase subunit A, whose protein sequence is MPERMIPVDIEDEMKNSFLDYSLSVIISRALPDVRDGLKPVHRRILYTLHDLGLYHGKPYRKCAKIAGDVSGNYHPHGEGVIYPSLVRLAQEFSMRYPLIDGQGNFGSIDGDPPAAMRYTEARMSKICEEMLADIEKETVDFVPNYDGSRTEPVVLPARIPNLLINGSQGIAVGMATNIPPHNLGEVVDALIHLINHPEADLEELMEFIKGPDFPTGGIVYAGTGLKEAYATGRGIVKIRARASIEETKRKERERLVITEIPYMVNKSNLLSSIAKLIQEKKIDGVYDLRDESDREGIRIVLEVKTGLSSYILSNLYLHTQLQVSFGIIMLAIINNQPKVFTLKELLTAYLDHRREVITRRTLFDLRKAEERAHILEGLLIALANLDEVINIIRRAESPEKAKEKLIRRFSLTPVQAQAILDIPLKRITRLEREKIETEHKELKLKIREYEEILADPKKVEAIITAELTRIKEEYADERRTIVSMEKVEEVTIEDTIKEEDVVITCTHGGYIKRTPVSSYRNQRRGGKGRMGMITAEEDFVEDIFIASSKSYLLVITNQGRLYWLKAYDIPDVGPASKGKAIANLINLKEGEKVAAMVSVPDFSPGKYLFFVTKRGLVKRTELTAFAKPRSTGIFAISIDEGDELLAVKVTDGERKLLLGTRLGMSILFSEDDVRVMGRSARGVKGISLAKGDVVVGAEAIAGDSGFILSVTTRGYGKRTPVSEYRLQSRGGRGLINIRIKEKTGEVVGVKWVSEEDQVMAITAQGKVIRMKVKREVPIYHRSSQGARLIHLADGDFVSAIASLREGEE